In a single window of the Caulobacter soli genome:
- a CDS encoding MFS transporter yields MDGSTLARPAQDAATPAGEPEAPAAWIAIGALALGVFALVTSEFLPASVLTPLAADLGVSVGAAGQAVTATAVVGAIAAPLTPVLTGRLDRRLVMWGLMALLCASNLLTVFAVNLPMLLVARILLGASLGGFWSMAAALAMRLVPAKALPRAMSIVFTGVSVATVSAAPVGAYVSNTLGWRAAFVISGVVGGAALLAQVLTLPRLAPTAPPKLGGLLQVARRPSVAVALIGVLLVISGHFAGFTYVRPVLEQVTHLGVGAISLVLLAFGVAGFFGNFAGAFLAERDPRLAVLGGAGLVAVSALAIVTLGVAPAVVAVAMTAWGFGFAMLPVGFQAWATSEASDQAELAGGLLTSTFQVAIAMGAVFGGVLVDHLGAVSASAYAALTATLGVGLVLAVRRARQATSQQAADLKPCEACS; encoded by the coding sequence ATGGATGGCTCGACACTCGCCCGACCCGCTCAGGACGCCGCGACCCCGGCAGGCGAACCCGAGGCCCCGGCGGCCTGGATAGCGATCGGGGCCCTGGCCCTGGGCGTGTTCGCGCTGGTGACGTCGGAGTTCCTGCCGGCCAGCGTGCTGACACCCCTGGCGGCCGATCTGGGCGTCAGCGTCGGGGCGGCGGGCCAGGCGGTGACGGCCACCGCCGTGGTCGGGGCGATCGCCGCGCCCTTGACCCCGGTGCTGACCGGACGCCTCGACCGGCGGCTGGTGATGTGGGGCCTGATGGCGCTGCTCTGCGCCTCGAACCTGCTGACGGTGTTCGCGGTCAACCTGCCGATGTTGCTGGTCGCGCGGATCCTGCTGGGCGCCAGCCTCGGCGGCTTCTGGTCGATGGCGGCGGCGCTGGCCATGCGGCTGGTGCCGGCCAAGGCTCTGCCGAGGGCGATGTCGATCGTGTTCACGGGCGTGTCGGTGGCGACGGTCTCGGCCGCGCCGGTCGGCGCCTATGTCAGCAACACCCTGGGCTGGCGCGCGGCCTTCGTGATCTCCGGCGTGGTCGGCGGCGCGGCCCTTCTGGCCCAGGTCCTGACCTTGCCGAGGCTGGCGCCGACCGCGCCGCCGAAGCTTGGTGGCCTGCTGCAGGTGGCGCGGCGTCCCAGCGTCGCGGTGGCGCTGATCGGCGTGCTGCTGGTGATCTCGGGCCACTTCGCGGGCTTCACCTATGTCCGGCCCGTGCTGGAGCAGGTGACCCATCTGGGCGTCGGTGCGATCTCGCTGGTGCTGCTGGCCTTCGGCGTCGCCGGGTTCTTCGGCAATTTCGCCGGGGCCTTCCTGGCCGAGCGCGATCCGCGCCTGGCGGTGCTGGGCGGAGCCGGTCTGGTGGCCGTCTCGGCCCTGGCCATCGTGACCCTGGGCGTCGCGCCGGCGGTCGTCGCCGTGGCCATGACGGCGTGGGGCTTCGGCTTCGCCATGCTCCCGGTCGGCTTCCAGGCCTGGGCTACGTCGGAAGCCTCCGACCAGGCCGAGCTGGCGGGCGGACTCCTGACCTCCACCTTCCAGGTGGCGATCGCCATGGGCGCGGTGTTCGGCGGGGTGCTGGTGGACCACCTGGGCGCGGTCAGCGCCTCGGCCTACGCCGCCCTGACGGCGACCCTGGGCGTCGGCCTGGTCCTGGCCGTGCGTCGGGCGCGCCAGGCTACGAGCCAGCAGGCCGCGGACTTGAAGCCGTGCGAGGCCTGCTCCTAG
- a CDS encoding TonB-dependent receptor plug domain-containing protein, giving the protein MKTTQYGSASTLALTLALGAALYAAPAFAAEPGEPAADATTIDAVIVTGTRQTGVRAVDSAAPVQVVDSGALTRTGQSDLRLALSNLAPSFTAQAFGGDAANLTLSARLRGTSANQTLVLVNGKRRHTTANLAVLAGAYQGSAAADLNFIPVAGISRIEVLTDGAAAQYGTDAIAGVINIILKSDDHGGELSGTGGAYYERDGETSSLSANVGFAPSDNSFINLTFENRFHDFSFRGAPDARIISGSVVAANPTWPTIIQDYPYVNQIAGDARVQLNVGSFSAGLKPSENVEIYSFGTYGRKKATAYENYRLPNRLPSVYPGGFSPRLETLEKDYAVTGGVKGQALGGWNFDLSSTYGKDDHEVRVRNSANLQLFADTGATPTQFHAGDFISTQWTNNLDLSREFAVGWATPLNVAFGLEQRDETYEIKAGDAASRYKSGSQSYPGFALTDAGKHDRDSWAAYIDLAASPVDNLKLDLAGRHEHFSDFGSTDIVKLTGRYDFTPAFALRGTASTGFRAPTLAELNYSATNVSPTTAFVQLPPNSAGARLLGLDGLDPEKSKNLSIGLVAEPIYRVTLTLDAYQIKIDNRIVGSGALYGKISGTVANAAINNAIIANGNILDPSVGTTGINLFTNGLDTRTRGIEFLASTWTDLGEHGKIDWTLGANINKTDVTRIAAPPAGLGGSVLFDKTAIANLEHAAPRYKVNLTSLYSSGKWTVNLVNTVYGPAWSYTNVNGSFFKDEIKTSLITDLEFAYKVTPSLRAAWGANNLFDVYPDKLNAAGTAASIAAGNPGVALYPSFSAFGINGGYYYARLTYSF; this is encoded by the coding sequence ATGAAGACCACCCAGTACGGGAGCGCCTCGACGCTCGCCTTGACGCTTGCTCTCGGCGCGGCGCTGTACGCCGCGCCCGCCTTCGCCGCCGAACCGGGCGAGCCCGCCGCCGACGCCACCACGATCGACGCGGTGATCGTCACCGGCACGCGCCAGACCGGCGTGCGCGCCGTCGACAGCGCCGCCCCTGTCCAGGTGGTCGACAGCGGGGCCCTGACCCGCACCGGCCAGTCGGACCTGCGCCTGGCGCTCAGCAACCTGGCCCCGTCCTTCACGGCCCAGGCCTTCGGCGGCGACGCGGCCAACCTGACCCTGTCGGCCCGGCTGCGCGGCACCAGCGCCAACCAGACCCTGGTGCTGGTCAACGGCAAGCGGCGGCACACCACGGCCAACCTGGCGGTGCTGGCCGGCGCCTATCAGGGCTCGGCGGCGGCCGACCTCAACTTCATCCCGGTGGCGGGCATCTCGCGCATCGAGGTGCTGACTGACGGCGCGGCCGCCCAATACGGCACCGACGCCATCGCCGGGGTCATCAACATCATCCTCAAGAGCGACGACCACGGCGGCGAGCTGTCCGGCACGGGCGGCGCCTATTACGAGCGCGACGGCGAGACCTCCAGCCTGTCGGCCAATGTCGGCTTCGCGCCCAGCGACAACAGCTTCATCAACCTGACCTTCGAAAACCGTTTCCACGACTTCAGCTTCCGGGGCGCGCCCGACGCGCGGATCATCAGCGGCTCGGTCGTCGCCGCCAACCCGACCTGGCCGACGATTATCCAGGACTATCCCTATGTGAACCAAATCGCCGGCGACGCCCGCGTCCAGCTGAACGTCGGGTCGTTCTCGGCGGGCCTCAAGCCCAGCGAAAACGTCGAGATCTACAGCTTCGGCACCTACGGCCGGAAGAAGGCGACCGCCTACGAGAACTATCGCCTGCCCAACCGGCTTCCCAGCGTCTATCCGGGCGGCTTCAGCCCGCGCCTGGAGACCCTGGAGAAGGACTACGCCGTGACCGGCGGCGTCAAAGGCCAGGCCCTGGGCGGCTGGAACTTCGACCTGTCGTCGACCTACGGCAAGGACGACCACGAGGTGCGAGTGCGCAACTCGGCCAACCTGCAACTCTTCGCCGACACCGGCGCCACGCCGACCCAGTTCCACGCCGGCGACTTCATCTCGACCCAGTGGACCAACAACCTGGATCTGAGCCGCGAATTCGCCGTCGGCTGGGCCACGCCGCTGAACGTGGCGTTCGGCCTGGAGCAGCGTGACGAGACCTACGAGATCAAGGCCGGCGACGCCGCCTCGCGCTACAAGTCCGGCTCGCAGTCGTATCCGGGCTTCGCGCTGACCGACGCGGGCAAGCACGACCGCGACAGCTGGGCCGCCTACATCGACCTGGCCGCTTCGCCCGTTGACAACCTGAAGCTGGACCTGGCCGGCCGTCACGAGCACTTCAGCGACTTCGGATCGACCGACATCGTCAAGCTGACCGGTCGCTACGACTTCACGCCGGCCTTCGCCCTGCGCGGCACGGCCAGCACCGGCTTCCGCGCCCCGACCCTGGCCGAGCTGAACTATTCAGCCACCAACGTCTCGCCCACCACCGCCTTCGTGCAGCTTCCGCCCAACTCGGCCGGCGCCCGCCTGCTGGGCCTGGACGGGCTTGATCCGGAGAAGTCCAAGAACCTCAGCATCGGCCTCGTCGCCGAACCGATCTATCGCGTGACGCTGACGCTGGACGCCTACCAGATCAAGATCGACAACCGGATCGTCGGCAGCGGCGCGCTCTACGGCAAGATCAGCGGCACGGTGGCCAACGCGGCGATCAACAACGCCATCATCGCCAACGGCAACATCCTGGATCCCAGCGTCGGCACCACCGGCATCAACCTGTTCACCAACGGCCTGGACACCCGCACGCGCGGGATCGAGTTCCTGGCCTCGACCTGGACCGACCTGGGCGAGCACGGCAAGATCGACTGGACGCTGGGCGCCAACATCAACAAGACCGACGTCACCCGCATCGCCGCGCCGCCGGCGGGCCTGGGCGGCTCGGTGCTGTTCGACAAAACCGCCATCGCCAACCTCGAGCACGCCGCGCCGCGCTACAAGGTCAACCTGACCAGCCTCTATTCCAGCGGCAAGTGGACGGTGAACCTGGTCAACACCGTCTACGGTCCGGCCTGGAGCTACACCAACGTCAACGGAAGTTTCTTCAAGGACGAGATCAAGACCAGCCTGATCACCGACCTGGAGTTCGCCTACAAGGTCACGCCGTCCCTGCGCGCGGCCTGGGGCGCCAACAACCTGTTCGACGTCTATCCCGACAAGCTGAACGCCGCCGGCACGGCCGCCTCGATCGCCGCCGGCAATCCGGGGGTGGCGCTCTATCCCAGCTTCTCCGCCTTCGGGATCAACGGCGGCTACTACTACGCCCGGCTGACCTACAGCTTCTAG
- a CDS encoding flavin monoamine oxidase family protein, with protein sequence MSTTRRSFVSRAFALGGFAAGYAALQGLGLSSTAFAQDAPPLPRDFGKGASVLVLGAGIAGLVAAYELERAGFSVTVVEARERVGGRNWTLRGGDKVETLDGPTQTAGFSPGLYFNAGPARLPSHHQGVLSYAKALGVPLEVEVNSSRSSLLQSDKAFGGKPIQQRQAVNDLRGGLSELLAKATRGGALDQALTADDRQALLGFLKTYGDLDASGAYKGSERSGYVTAPGAADQKGVTRPPLPLRDLLADEALPYALFEDNILMQATMLEPTGGMDAIPKALARALKGPLILGAEVTALRQNDKAAEVAIRDRRTGAARRLGADYLVVTVPLPVLAKIQSDLPAPVKAAVAGAVYDHASKVAFDAPRFWEAQQIYGGLSFVGGETTLVWYPSTGFHTPRGLLVGAYTVGAAAKTFQARSFDQQIALTRAAVDKLHPGHGQDLAAPLVIDWNRQAFNLGPWIHWEADGNDPAAYRLLDQPQGRVFLSGAHLSQLPSWQEGGVAAARRTVGLIADRVRADRLVTPH encoded by the coding sequence TTGAGCACTACGCGTCGTTCCTTTGTCTCACGCGCTTTCGCGCTAGGCGGTTTCGCCGCCGGTTACGCGGCCCTTCAGGGCCTGGGCCTGTCGTCCACCGCCTTCGCCCAGGACGCCCCTCCCCTGCCCCGCGACTTTGGCAAGGGCGCTTCGGTGCTGGTGCTGGGTGCGGGGATCGCGGGCTTGGTCGCCGCCTACGAGCTGGAGCGCGCCGGCTTTTCGGTCACCGTCGTCGAGGCCCGAGAGCGGGTGGGCGGGCGCAACTGGACCCTCCGCGGCGGCGACAAGGTCGAGACCCTGGACGGGCCGACCCAGACCGCTGGCTTCTCTCCAGGCCTCTACTTCAACGCTGGCCCGGCACGTCTGCCCAGCCATCACCAGGGCGTGCTGTCCTACGCCAAGGCCCTGGGCGTGCCGCTGGAGGTCGAGGTCAATTCCAGCCGCTCCAGCCTGCTGCAGTCGGACAAGGCGTTCGGCGGCAAACCGATCCAGCAGCGCCAGGCGGTCAACGACCTGCGCGGCGGCCTCTCGGAACTGCTGGCCAAGGCGACGCGCGGCGGGGCGCTGGACCAGGCGCTGACCGCTGATGACCGCCAGGCCCTGCTGGGCTTCCTGAAAACCTACGGCGATCTGGACGCCAGCGGCGCCTACAAGGGCTCGGAGCGCTCGGGCTACGTCACCGCGCCCGGCGCCGCCGACCAGAAGGGCGTGACCCGTCCGCCCCTGCCGCTGCGCGACCTGCTGGCCGACGAGGCCCTGCCCTATGCCCTGTTCGAGGACAACATCCTCATGCAGGCCACCATGCTGGAGCCCACCGGCGGCATGGACGCCATCCCCAAGGCCCTGGCCAGGGCGCTCAAGGGACCGTTGATCCTGGGCGCCGAGGTCACCGCCCTGCGCCAGAACGACAAGGCCGCCGAGGTCGCGATCCGTGACCGCCGGACCGGCGCCGCGCGTCGCCTCGGCGCCGACTATCTGGTCGTCACCGTTCCGCTGCCGGTCCTGGCCAAGATCCAAAGCGACCTGCCCGCGCCGGTGAAGGCCGCCGTGGCCGGCGCCGTCTACGACCACGCCAGCAAGGTGGCGTTCGACGCGCCGCGCTTCTGGGAAGCGCAGCAGATCTATGGCGGTCTGTCGTTCGTCGGCGGCGAGACCACCCTGGTCTGGTACCCCAGCACCGGCTTCCACACGCCGCGCGGCCTGCTGGTCGGGGCCTATACCGTGGGCGCGGCGGCCAAGACCTTCCAGGCGCGAAGCTTCGACCAGCAGATCGCCCTGACGCGGGCCGCAGTCGACAAGCTGCACCCCGGCCACGGCCAGGACCTGGCCGCGCCGCTGGTCATCGACTGGAACCGCCAGGCCTTCAATCTTGGCCCCTGGATCCACTGGGAGGCCGACGGCAACGACCCGGCCGCCTATCGCCTGCTGGACCAGCCCCAGGGCCGCGTCTTCCTCAGCGGCGCGCATCTGAGTCAGCTGCCCAGCTGGCAGGAGGGCGGCGTCGCCGCCGCCCGCCGCACCGTCGGCCTGATCGCCGACCGCGTCCGCGCCGACCGCCTCGTCACCCCTCACTGA
- a CDS encoding Rid family hydrolase: MTRRTTLAAALVSSLGLLGGHAAANAAEIKRAPSASPIAISPAVTAPPGSTLVFLSGALPTIADKAAPGTTETQTRSVLDKLEATLKAENLSLADVVKATVFLVGDPAKGGEIDFTGLNAAWSQRFGTSDQPNKPARSTVKVAGLVAPGALVEIEVIAARAH; the protein is encoded by the coding sequence ATGACCCGCCGCACCACGCTCGCCGCCGCCCTGGTTTCCAGCCTCGGCCTCCTGGGCGGCCACGCCGCCGCCAACGCCGCCGAGATCAAGCGCGCGCCCTCGGCCAGCCCCATCGCCATCTCGCCGGCCGTCACCGCGCCGCCCGGCTCGACCCTGGTGTTCCTCAGCGGCGCCCTGCCGACCATCGCCGACAAGGCCGCGCCCGGCACGACCGAAACCCAGACCCGCTCGGTGCTGGACAAGCTGGAAGCGACCCTGAAGGCCGAGAACCTGAGCCTGGCGGACGTGGTCAAGGCCACGGTCTTTCTGGTCGGCGATCCGGCCAAGGGCGGCGAGATCGACTTCACCGGCCTCAACGCCGCCTGGTCGCAGCGCTTCGGCACGAGCGATCAGCCCAACAAGCCTGCCCGCAGCACCGTCAAGGTCGCCGGCCTGGTCGCCCCCGGCGCCCTGGTCGAGATCGAGGTCATCGCCGCGCGCGCCCACTGA
- a CDS encoding dipeptidase, which produces MTRTALLAAVAAIALSTVVSAHAAEPVAAIHARALVLDSHADVPQDLGVGPHDFGVDGDGQVDLPKLERGQVDAAVLAVFVSQGPRTPEGYAKARQDADAKLAAIIAIPQRYPDRAVPARSAADVEAAAKAGKRAIIVGFLNAYPFGESLDPIDAYYRAGVRSFGFVHAGNNAYADSSRPSAAGAKVEWGGLSPLGKAAVAKLNDLGVIIDVSQLTPDGVRQVLALTRAPVVASHSGVQGVVDAPRNLSDAELDAIKANGGVVQVVAFGPYLVKPGPDFAARVAPIRAQFGLPAAYAKTSDGTETLPPEKRTDYSHAINALLPKATVKDLVNSVDYAVKRIGIDHVGLSSDFNHGGGVVGWANEGEAAGVTAELVARGYSEVDIDKLWGGNYLRVFKAVEAKARH; this is translated from the coding sequence ATGACCCGAACCGCCCTTCTCGCCGCCGTCGCGGCCATCGCCCTGTCGACTGTCGTTTCGGCCCACGCCGCCGAGCCCGTCGCGGCCATCCACGCCCGCGCCCTGGTGCTGGACAGCCATGCCGACGTGCCCCAGGACCTCGGCGTCGGACCGCACGACTTCGGCGTCGACGGCGACGGCCAGGTCGACCTGCCCAAGCTGGAGCGCGGCCAGGTCGATGCCGCGGTGCTGGCGGTGTTCGTGTCCCAGGGGCCCCGCACGCCGGAGGGCTACGCCAAGGCCCGCCAGGACGCCGACGCCAAGCTGGCCGCCATCATCGCCATTCCCCAGCGCTATCCCGACCGCGCGGTCCCGGCGCGCTCGGCCGCTGACGTCGAAGCCGCCGCCAAGGCCGGCAAGCGGGCGATCATCGTCGGCTTCCTCAACGCCTATCCGTTCGGCGAGAGCCTCGACCCGATCGACGCCTATTACCGCGCCGGCGTGCGCAGCTTCGGCTTCGTCCACGCGGGCAACAACGCCTATGCCGACTCCTCGCGACCTAGCGCCGCCGGAGCAAAGGTCGAATGGGGTGGGCTGTCGCCGTTGGGCAAGGCGGCCGTGGCCAAGCTGAACGACCTGGGCGTGATCATCGACGTCTCTCAGCTGACGCCCGACGGCGTGCGGCAGGTCCTGGCCCTGACCCGGGCGCCGGTGGTGGCCAGCCACTCCGGCGTGCAGGGCGTGGTCGACGCGCCGCGCAACCTGTCGGACGCCGAGCTCGACGCGATCAAGGCCAATGGCGGGGTCGTCCAGGTCGTCGCCTTCGGCCCCTACCTGGTCAAGCCCGGCCCCGACTTCGCCGCCAGGGTCGCGCCGATCCGCGCCCAGTTCGGACTGCCGGCCGCCTACGCCAAGACCTCGGACGGAACCGAGACCTTGCCGCCCGAAAAACGCACCGATTACAGCCACGCCATCAACGCCCTGCTGCCCAAGGCGACGGTCAAGGACCTGGTCAACTCGGTCGACTACGCGGTCAAGCGGATCGGGATCGACCACGTCGGCCTGTCGTCGGACTTCAACCACGGTGGCGGCGTGGTCGGCTGGGCCAATGAGGGCGAGGCCGCCGGCGTCACCGCCGAACTGGTCGCGCGCGGCTACAGCGAGGTCGACATCGACAAGCTGTGGGGCGGCAACTACCTGCGGGTGTTCAAGGCGGTGGAAGCGAAGGCCCGGCATTAG
- a CDS encoding LLM class flavin-dependent oxidoreductase, giving the protein MSLSNPSCEVSWFSALCDDDYEFLGVPDPALRSSWEHCRDIALAAEQGGFDNLLLPSGYSLGIDTLAFAAGVAPLLKRMRLLAAVRIGEVWPPQLARQLATIDQMLGGRLTINIISSDLPGETLASGPRYRRTVEAMSLLRSFLNGEAVDFEGDFYRLKLDPPRIRPVSGRAPPFYFGGLSEDAREAAAEGADVYLMWPDRLEAVREIIGDLSARAARRGRKLKFGYRVHVVVRETEALAREAADRLLSRLDDATGEAIRNRSLDSQSAGVRRQAELREAAAGDGFIEDNLWTGIGRARSGCGAAIVGDPDQVLAKLRAYQEAGIEAFILSGYPHMAEADLFARHVLPHLNHGPLTFTDAGA; this is encoded by the coding sequence TGTGCGACGATGACTACGAATTCCTGGGCGTCCCCGACCCGGCTCTGCGATCCAGCTGGGAGCACTGCCGCGATATCGCCCTGGCCGCCGAGCAAGGCGGGTTCGACAATCTTCTGCTGCCCTCTGGCTATAGCCTGGGGATTGACACCCTGGCCTTCGCCGCCGGCGTCGCCCCGCTCCTCAAGCGCATGCGCTTGCTGGCGGCGGTGCGGATCGGCGAGGTCTGGCCGCCGCAACTGGCTCGACAACTGGCGACCATCGACCAGATGCTGGGCGGACGGCTGACGATCAACATCATCTCCAGCGACCTGCCTGGCGAGACCCTGGCCAGCGGCCCGCGCTATCGGCGCACGGTCGAGGCCATGAGCCTGCTGCGGTCGTTCCTGAACGGCGAGGCGGTCGATTTCGAGGGCGATTTCTACCGTCTCAAGCTCGATCCGCCGCGCATTCGCCCGGTCTCCGGCCGCGCCCCGCCCTTCTATTTCGGCGGCCTGTCGGAAGACGCTCGCGAGGCGGCGGCCGAGGGGGCCGACGTCTACCTGATGTGGCCCGATCGCCTGGAAGCCGTGCGCGAGATCATCGGCGATCTCTCGGCCCGCGCCGCCCGCCGGGGCCGCAAGCTGAAGTTCGGCTATCGCGTCCACGTCGTGGTGCGCGAGACCGAGGCCCTGGCCCGCGAGGCCGCCGATCGCCTGCTCTCGCGCCTCGACGACGCGACTGGCGAGGCGATCCGCAATCGCTCGCTCGACAGCCAGTCGGCCGGCGTGCGCCGCCAGGCCGAACTGCGCGAGGCCGCCGCCGGCGACGGCTTCATCGAGGACAATCTGTGGACCGGCATCGGCCGCGCCCGCTCCGGCTGCGGCGCCGCCATCGTCGGCGATCCCGACCAGGTGCTGGCCAAGCTGCGCGCCTATCAGGAGGCCGGCATCGAGGCCTTCATCCTGTCCGGCTATCCGCACATGGCCGAGGCCGACCTGTTCGCCCGCCACGTCCTGCCCCACCTGAACCACGGACCGCTGACGTTCACGGACGCCGGCGCATGA
- a CDS encoding Gfo/Idh/MocA family protein — MSKPVRFGIVGSGMMGREHIRNLNLLPDARLTALADPVASSLEHALTEATNPATVKTYDTAQALAASGEVDAVIVASPNFTHRDVLEPLFAAGLHILCEKPLCTTLEDARWAADQAERHKGVFWTGMEYRFMPPVAAFVAGVHQGDVGRLVSLSIREHRFPFLVKVGDWNRFSRNTGGTMVEKCCHFFDLMRLIIQDEPVRVYCSGAMDVNHLDERYGGETPDIIDNSFTTVDFAGGQRAFLDLNMFADGAHNQEEITAVGDKARLDVLIPDGDLVFSPRVGFLNPKQVTRTHVPVDPAALEAGSHHGATFYQLEAFLAAVTEGGPVLVNADDGLRAVAIGVAAETSAREKRVVTMAELGF; from the coding sequence ATGTCTAAACCAGTGCGCTTCGGGATCGTCGGATCCGGCATGATGGGCCGCGAGCATATCCGCAACCTGAACCTGCTGCCGGACGCCCGCCTGACGGCCCTGGCCGATCCCGTCGCCAGTTCGCTGGAGCACGCGCTGACGGAAGCCACCAATCCCGCGACGGTGAAGACCTACGACACGGCTCAGGCCTTGGCGGCCAGCGGCGAGGTCGACGCGGTGATCGTGGCCTCGCCCAACTTCACCCACCGCGACGTTCTGGAACCGCTGTTTGCGGCCGGGCTGCACATCCTCTGCGAAAAGCCGCTGTGCACGACGCTGGAAGACGCTCGCTGGGCCGCCGACCAGGCCGAGCGCCACAAGGGCGTGTTCTGGACCGGCATGGAGTACCGCTTCATGCCGCCGGTCGCCGCCTTCGTCGCCGGCGTCCATCAGGGCGATGTCGGCCGGCTGGTCAGCCTGTCGATCCGCGAGCACCGCTTCCCGTTCCTGGTCAAGGTGGGCGACTGGAACCGGTTCTCGCGCAACACTGGCGGGACGATGGTCGAGAAGTGCTGCCACTTCTTCGACCTGATGCGGCTGATCATCCAGGACGAACCCGTGCGGGTGTATTGCTCCGGCGCGATGGACGTGAACCATCTGGACGAGCGCTATGGTGGCGAGACGCCGGACATCATCGACAACAGCTTCACCACCGTCGACTTCGCCGGCGGCCAGCGGGCGTTCCTGGACCTCAACATGTTCGCCGACGGCGCGCATAACCAGGAGGAAATCACGGCGGTGGGCGACAAGGCGCGGCTGGACGTGCTGATCCCCGATGGCGACTTGGTGTTCAGCCCCCGGGTCGGCTTCCTCAATCCCAAGCAGGTGACGCGCACCCACGTGCCGGTCGACCCGGCCGCGCTGGAGGCGGGCTCGCACCACGGCGCGACCTTCTATCAGCTGGAGGCCTTCCTCGCCGCCGTGACCGAGGGCGGGCCGGTGCTGGTCAACGCCGACGACGGCCTGCGGGCCGTGGCCATCGGCGTCGCCGCCGAGACCAGCGCCCGCGAGAAGCGCGTCGTGACGATGGCCGAGCTGGGCTTCTAG
- a CDS encoding MFS transporter yields the protein MTLAPSPAPPLEIEAAAAVRRRWLLLGLIVAANILNYVDRQVIAVLKPMISQDLGWTDADYGALAALFQMSAAIAFAFTGWIVDRLGARLAAPVGVAAWSVAAMAHGGAATMAQFSLARIALGATESMGTPAGVKAIGAMFNDQRRSVAFGVSNGAANIGAIVTPLLLPLLAVVVGWRASFVIVGALGLVWVVAWLVAARAAGLPHAKPVKGQGPGALARAAELLGDRRTWGLAGAKALSDQVWWLMLFWAPDFFHRVFNLTMAELGPALAGVYAMAALGSVSSGWIAARLLARGYSLNAVRKGSLLVCALLVTPVPLAVYAQNHWIAVALLGLTLAAHQGFSVNIFATIADVTPKARVGSVTSFGALCGNFAGMGIVYLAGRILSAGLGYLPLLLIAAGSYLVALAWLQLWLPRLTPADDTAA from the coding sequence ATGACCTTGGCGCCCTCCCCGGCCCCGCCGCTCGAGATCGAAGCGGCGGCGGCCGTTCGTCGCCGCTGGCTGCTGCTGGGCCTGATCGTCGCCGCCAACATCCTCAACTATGTCGACCGGCAGGTGATCGCGGTCCTCAAGCCGATGATCTCGCAGGACCTGGGCTGGACCGACGCCGACTACGGCGCCCTGGCGGCCCTGTTCCAGATGTCGGCGGCGATCGCCTTCGCCTTCACCGGCTGGATCGTCGACCGCCTGGGCGCCCGCCTGGCGGCGCCGGTCGGGGTCGCGGCCTGGAGCGTGGCGGCCATGGCCCACGGCGGCGCGGCCACCATGGCGCAGTTCTCCCTGGCCCGGATCGCCCTAGGCGCGACGGAGTCGATGGGCACGCCGGCCGGGGTCAAGGCCATCGGGGCGATGTTCAACGACCAGCGACGCTCGGTCGCCTTCGGCGTCTCCAACGGCGCGGCCAATATCGGGGCCATCGTCACGCCGCTGCTACTGCCCCTGCTGGCCGTCGTCGTCGGATGGCGCGCGTCCTTCGTGATCGTCGGCGCCTTGGGCCTGGTCTGGGTCGTGGCCTGGCTGGTCGCCGCGCGCGCCGCGGGCCTGCCCCACGCCAAGCCGGTCAAGGGGCAAGGCCCTGGCGCCCTGGCCCGCGCCGCCGAGCTGCTGGGCGACCGGCGCACCTGGGGTCTGGCCGGCGCCAAGGCGTTGTCGGACCAGGTCTGGTGGCTGATGCTGTTCTGGGCGCCGGACTTCTTCCACCGCGTCTTCAACCTGACCATGGCCGAGCTGGGCCCGGCCCTGGCCGGCGTCTACGCCATGGCCGCCCTGGGCTCGGTCAGCTCCGGCTGGATCGCCGCCCGCCTGCTGGCGCGAGGCTACAGCCTGAACGCCGTGCGCAAGGGCTCGCTGCTGGTCTGCGCCCTGCTGGTCACGCCCGTGCCCCTGGCCGTCTACGCCCAGAACCACTGGATCGCCGTGGCGCTGCTGGGCCTGACCCTGGCCGCCCACCAAGGGTTCTCGGTCAACATCTTCGCCACCATCGCCGACGTGACGCCCAAGGCCCGCGTCGGTTCGGTGACCAGCTTCGGCGCCCTGTGCGGCAACTTCGCCGGCATGGGCATCGTCTACCTGGCCGGCCGCATCCTGTCGGCCGGGCTGGGCTACCTGCCGTTGCTGCTGATCGCGGCGGGCTCCTACCTCGTGGCGCTGGCCTGGTTGCAGCTTTGGCTGCCACGGCTTACCCCCGCCGACGACACGGCCGCCTAG